The window CTCGTTGCCCGTCCGAATGACAAGTTCCCGATCCAGATTTCCATGACGAACGGCGCGGAACGCATCCACGATCTCATCCATTGCCTCCGTCTTTTCCCACGTCTCGCGCCGCACGCGAAAGAAGATGAACGGTATCATGAGCAAAAGCACGCCGAAGAGGATCGCCGCCCCCGTTGCGAACTGGGCAATGCGGCTGCCAACGGGCAGGACAGCATAGACGGTGAAAGCTCCGTCAAGCACCTGCTCCTGCGCCACATAGAACTGCTGCCCCCCCACCTCACAGAGACCATGTGCATCGACGAGTTCGGGCACAACCTTATAAAAGACGGGATCACGGAACGTGGTTACCGTGGAAAAGGGCGCACGTCCTGCGCGATCAACAATGATAAAGTGCATCTTCTCCCCCGTTTGAAGACGCTTTTCCAGTTCGTGCATGGAAATGACAAAGACGGCATACCCATCCACTGTCGCCGATGTGAAGGTGCTGCTCCCGAGGGCGGAGGGTACGGAACGAATCGCCTGACCGACCACATAGTCCCATGTGAGATCGCCGTGTGGAACGAACTCCTCCACACAGCCCTCTGCCCGTTCCATACGCGCGAGCACACCCCAGCCCGTCGTCGGCGGAGCAAGGTACGCGGGAACATAGGGAGCCGTTTGAAAGAGTGCATGACGATCCCGATCGAGAAGATAAAATCGTGGAAGTGCGCCGTGTACATTCAGCTCTGCATACAGATTTTCAAAGAAGGTGCGCTGTCCGTTCCCATCCGTATGCAGTTTCTCCGTCCCGTGCATCGCAATCACCGCCGCGCGTGCCTCGTACTCATGCGTCAGCTCCGTGAAGATCTCGCCTGCGACACGCGCCTCCTCCGCCGTGCGCGTCATGACATTTCGCTCCCAATAGAGCGCGGCGAGGACAATGCAGATGAGCGCGATGAGCAGCCCCGGCACAAGCGCGTACTTCAGCAGTGCGCTGCGCACTTCATCCTGAAAACGCCGCATCCCCATCCGCCTTTCCACAAAAATCCAATGGTTTTCCATCCATTATAACAAAATCTCTGCAAATACAAAATACCGGAGGGATGCCCTCCGGTATTTTTCATGGCGACGTACGGTTTACTGCACGCTCGTAAAGATGTCCTTGAACTTGTCGAGCCATGCCTTCTTGTTCTTCTCGACGACCTGCTCATCATCGTCGATGATCTTGATCTGATCCTTCGGGAGGAGACCGACGGGCGGATCCACATCGTCACGCACGGAGCGGCGATGGAGCGAGGCGGTGATGATGCTCTGCGCCTCTTTGCTCGTGATGAAGTCGATGAACTTCTTCGCGTTCTCCATGTGCTTCGCATTCTTGATGATGTAGATGCCGTCCGGCTTGGAGATAACGCCTTCCTTCATATAGACGAGCTTCACGGGTGCGCCGTCCGCAACGTACTTCGCGCCGCCCTCCTCAAAGGTAAGCCCCACGGCATACTCGCCGTCCGCAACGCCCTTGTAGACCGCAGACGATCCGGAGAGCAGCTTGCCGTCGAGATTGCGCGAGAGTTTTTCCACATAGTCCCAGCCCTTGTCCGGGTCGCCCTTGCCCATCGCGTAGAGCATATTGATGAGATGCTCATAGGACGAGGAGGACTTCGACGGATCGGCAAACGCGATCTTGCCCTTGAGCGCGGGGTTCAGCAGATCCTCGTAGCCCTCTACCTTCACATCGCCGATGAGGTTCGTGTTAACCATGATGACGCTCGGGATGTCCGTGAAACGCGTCATGGGGCCCTCGGTGTTCTTGAACGCCGCCTGAATGTGATCCTCGTTCTTCGATGTATAGTTCTCGAAGAGATCCGCCTTCGGCTTCATCGTGTTGAGCGATCCGCCCCAGAAGATGTCGCCGAGCGGATTCGCCTTCTCGGACTCAACGCGCTTTAAGAGTTCACCCGTACCCGCCGCGATGACCTCGACCTTCACGCCACTCTGCTTTTCAAACTCCTCGACAAGGGGATTGATGAACGTCAGCGGATGCGGGCAGTAAATGACGAGCGCGTTGTCATCTGCCGACGCCGCCTTCTTTTCTCCGCCGCCCCCGCCGCAGCCAGTGAGTGCGCTGCCCAGCATCAGGGATGCTGCGAGTACCGCAACCATTTTCTTGAACTTCATGAAAAGACCTCCTTTTGACAGAAAACCATCTATGAAAAAGGCTTTTGCCTGAAAACCCTACAGATCAGAGCGTTACATCCTTGCTGCCCGACACCTTGAAGAACGTCACCATCGCGACAATCGTCGTGAGCGTGAGGATGGTCGAGAGTGCCGCAGCCGTACCGTAGCTCGCACGGATGACCTCCGTGTAGATCGCGACGGACATCGTCTTGGTCGCGCCCGTGAAGAGGATAACCGAGGAACTGAGTTCGTTGATCGCCGTGATCCACGAGAGGATCGCCCCGCTCATGACACCGGGCAGCATCATGATCGCCGTCACCTTGAAGAAGGTCTTAAGCGGTGATGCGCCAAGGCTGATGGACGCCTCCTCAATGCTCGGGCTGATCTGGTAGAGAATCGCCGAGCTGGAGCGCAGCGTATACGGCAGTCGCCGAATGACGAGGGAGATGATGATGATGAGCGCCGTTCCCGAGAGGAGCAGCGGCTCCTCATTGAACGCGAGGAGAAGTGTGATACCCAGAACTGAGCCGGGGATGATGTACGGGAACATCGTGAGCGTATCGATGATGTCCGTGAGCGCACTCTTGCGCCGTGTCGTCAAATATGCAACCGTCATGCCGAGGAATACGATGACGAGGATCGCCGCAGTGCTATATAGGTAGGTGTTCGAGATCGCCGTGCCAAGACTGCTGAAAATCGTCGTATAGCTGTCGAGCGAATAGCCGCCCGTAAAGACCGCGCCGCGTGTCTCAAGGAACGAGGTGTAGATGACGACGAGCTGCGGAATCATGGAGAGTGCGACAAGCAGATAGATCAGCGCGTGTACGATGATGTTCCCTGCGCCCTTCATCTCCTTCGTCTCAATGGGACGCAGCGAACTCATCGTGAAGGACTTGCGGCTCACGACATACTTTTGCAGGAGGAAGATCGTCGAGGTAATGACGACCATAATCGCCGCCATCGCCGCCGCAAAGTTTGCCTGATCGCCCACCTCGTTGATGAACTCGGAGTAGATCATGACCGGCATGACGTTGAACCCCTCACCGATCAGCATCGGCGTACCGAAGTCCGCCATCGCGTTCATGAATACCATGAGCGCACCCGCGAGGATCGTCGGCGTGATGAGCGGTACGATGACCGTCACCACCTTGCGGACACCGCTGCACCCGAGGCTTTCCGCCGCCTCGATCAGTGCAGAGTCGATGTTCTTCATCGCCCCCGCCGCATAGAGGTAGATGAACGGATAGAGCTTAAGTGTCAGCACAAGCAGAATCCCCGTAAAGCCGTAGATCGACGGAAATTCATACTGAAACGTATTTTGAAGCCACTGCGTCAGGATGCCGCTGCGCCCACCGATGAGAATCCACGAGTACGCACCGATGAACGGCGGCGAGAGCAGTGAGATGATGATGCAGATCTCAAGTGCACTCTTGAAGCGGATGCGATAGAGCGTCATGAAGTATGCGAGTGCCGTGCCGATGATGATGGCAAGCACCGTCACACACGCCGTCACGCTGAAGCTGTTGATCATCGACTGATAGTAGTATTTCCGCTCAAAAAAATGCTTGAAATGCTCAAGGGTAAACGCTCCCGTCATCGAGTCCTGAAACGCCGAGGCAAAGAGCGAAAAGAGCGGATAGATGAGAAAAAGACCGAACACCGCAATGGACAGAACCGTGATGCCCGTCCAGAAATCCCAGCGCAGATTCAGCTTACTCATAGCGCACCACATCCTTCAGGATATTGCGCGAACCGTCTGCGGTAAAGACATTGACCTTCCGCGCGTTCGGGCGCAGATGCACCGCGTCCCCCACCGCAAGCTGCTGTGTCGCGTGCCCAAGATCCTGCGAGAACTCAAGCGATGCCTGATTCGGGAGAATCATCTCCGCGCCAAAGTCCAGACTGTAGTTGATGTACTTGCCGAGGAACACCTTCGTCTTTACCTTGCAGGGCAGACCATCCGCCTGAATCGACAGTTCCTCGGGACGCACGGAGATCACAACCTCCATGCCGTCCTCTGCTTCCTCTCCGAGATTCGCCATCGGCAGCTCGTACCCGTTTTGAAAGACGACGCTCATCGCTGTGCCCGATTTCTTTACCCGCCCATGAAACAGGTTGGAGTGTCCGATGAAGGTCGAGACGAAGATGTTCCACGGGCGTTCGTAGATCGTCTGCGGCTGCGCCGTCTGCTGGATCTCGCCCTTGTTCATGACGGCGATGCGGTCGGAGATCGAAAGTGCCTCCTCTTGATCATGTGTGACATATACCGTCGTGATACCGACTTTCTTCTGCACCTCGCGGATCGCGGAGCGCATCTCAATGCGCAGCTTTGCGTCGAGATTGGAGAGCGGTTCGTCCATCAGCAGCACGCTCGGGTGAATGACAATCGCACGCGCAAGGGCGACGCGCTGCTGCTGTCCGCCCGAGAGGCGTTCCGGCAGACGATCCTGATAGTCCGTAATCTGCACCACATCGAGAATGCGGTCGACCTTCTCCTTCATCTCCGCTTTCGGCACATCGCGCAGCTTCAGCCCGTACTCCACATTCTGCCGTACTGTCAGATGCGGGAAGATCGCGTAGCTCTGAAACACCATGCCGATGTTCCGTTTGTGCGCGGGAATGTCATTGATCCGCTGTTCATTGAAGCGAATATCTCCGCCCTCAATGCTGTTGAAGCCCGCAATCATGCGCAGAAGCGTCGTCTTGCCGCAGCCCGACGGACCGAGCAGGGTAAAGAACTCTCCGTTGCGGATGTGCTCTGTGATCCCCGGGATGATCGTGAGATCACCATATTTCTTCACAGCGTTCTCAATGTGAATCGCTACACTCATAGAATCTCCTCCAAATTGTTTTTAGCAGCATCGAATCCTTTCGCTCTTTATTCGTCTGATTATTTATAGTATACAAAAAGAATCCGCAAAAGAACATCCACAATTCTGCAAAAATATCCGAAAAACTGAACTCACTTCTAAAATAAAAATCCCCCATCAATAGGAGCAATCCTATGATGAGAGATTTTGGATATGGATGCAATTTTGGATGTGCAGCGATGTGCTCCACGCACATACAGAAACAGAACTCACACGATTGCTTCCGCCGCCGCCATCACGCCGAGTGCCGCGTGCTCGAATGTCAGCCCGCCCTGAAGATAGATGCAGTACGGTTCGCGCATCGGTCCGTCCGCACTCAGCTCGATGGATGCGCCCTGCACGAACGTCCCCGCCGCCATGATGATCTGGTCGGCATAGCCCGGCATATCCCACGGCTCGGGCGCAGCGAATGAGTCCACGGGCGACATCGCCTGTATCGCACGTGCAAACGCCTTCATGCGTTCCGCATCCCCGAGCACAATCGCCTGTATGATGTCGCTGCGCGCGTCCGTAAAACGCGG of the Selenomonas dianae genome contains:
- a CDS encoding sensor histidine kinase; the encoded protein is MRRFQDEVRSALLKYALVPGLLIALICIVLAALYWERNVMTRTAEEARVAGEIFTELTHEYEARAAVIAMHGTEKLHTDGNGQRTFFENLYAELNVHGALPRFYLLDRDRHALFQTAPYVPAYLAPPTTGWGVLARMERAEGCVEEFVPHGDLTWDYVVGQAIRSVPSALGSSTFTSATVDGYAVFVISMHELEKRLQTGEKMHFIIVDRAGRAPFSTVTTFRDPVFYKVVPELVDAHGLCEVGGQQFYVAQEQVLDGAFTVYAVLPVGSRIAQFATGAAILFGVLLLMIPFIFFRVRRETWEKTEAMDEIVDAFRAVRHGNLDRELVIRTGNEFEEIAGEYNRMVQSLIRLMRENEEKARVSVVSELRQLESQFNPHFLFNTLENIKFMTKLDPNAAVRMITSLSALLRYSIDSRTQCVTLAEDLHHLANYIEIQRQRFGARLSYRQEIAEEAMPCFVPKLLLQPVVENAIHYGADAEGNIHIFTRITAADGKMQITIEDAGTGMAEETLCHLHEMMVRGENTSVHTGLYNIHRRIRLLYGMEYGMQLARRAEGGTRVTMVLPVNIGKEKDDAAHSDRRG
- a CDS encoding ABC transporter substrate-binding protein, translating into MKFKKMVAVLAASLMLGSALTGCGGGGGEKKAASADDNALVIYCPHPLTFINPLVEEFEKQSGVKVEVIAAGTGELLKRVESEKANPLGDIFWGGSLNTMKPKADLFENYTSKNEDHIQAAFKNTEGPMTRFTDIPSVIMVNTNLIGDVKVEGYEDLLNPALKGKIAFADPSKSSSSYEHLINMLYAMGKGDPDKGWDYVEKLSRNLDGKLLSGSSAVYKGVADGEYAVGLTFEEGGAKYVADGAPVKLVYMKEGVISKPDGIYIIKNAKHMENAKKFIDFITSKEAQSIITASLHRRSVRDDVDPPVGLLPKDQIKIIDDDEQVVEKNKKAWLDKFKDIFTSVQ
- a CDS encoding ABC transporter permease, translating into MSKLNLRWDFWTGITVLSIAVFGLFLIYPLFSLFASAFQDSMTGAFTLEHFKHFFERKYYYQSMINSFSVTACVTVLAIIIGTALAYFMTLYRIRFKSALEICIIISLLSPPFIGAYSWILIGGRSGILTQWLQNTFQYEFPSIYGFTGILLVLTLKLYPFIYLYAAGAMKNIDSALIEAAESLGCSGVRKVVTVIVPLITPTILAGALMVFMNAMADFGTPMLIGEGFNVMPVMIYSEFINEVGDQANFAAAMAAIMVVITSTIFLLQKYVVSRKSFTMSSLRPIETKEMKGAGNIIVHALIYLLVALSMIPQLVVIYTSFLETRGAVFTGGYSLDSYTTIFSSLGTAISNTYLYSTAAILVIVFLGMTVAYLTTRRKSALTDIIDTLTMFPYIIPGSVLGITLLLAFNEEPLLLSGTALIIIISLVIRRLPYTLRSSSAILYQISPSIEEASISLGASPLKTFFKVTAIMMLPGVMSGAILSWITAINELSSSVILFTGATKTMSVAIYTEVIRASYGTAAALSTILTLTTIVAMVTFFKVSGSKDVTL
- a CDS encoding ABC transporter ATP-binding protein, encoding MSVAIHIENAVKKYGDLTIIPGITEHIRNGEFFTLLGPSGCGKTTLLRMIAGFNSIEGGDIRFNEQRINDIPAHKRNIGMVFQSYAIFPHLTVRQNVEYGLKLRDVPKAEMKEKVDRILDVVQITDYQDRLPERLSGGQQQRVALARAIVIHPSVLLMDEPLSNLDAKLRIEMRSAIREVQKKVGITTVYVTHDQEEALSISDRIAVMNKGEIQQTAQPQTIYERPWNIFVSTFIGHSNLFHGRVKKSGTAMSVVFQNGYELPMANLGEEAEDGMEVVISVRPEELSIQADGLPCKVKTKVFLGKYINYSLDFGAEMILPNQASLEFSQDLGHATQQLAVGDAVHLRPNARKVNVFTADGSRNILKDVVRYE